In the genome of Micrococcales bacterium, one region contains:
- a CDS encoding aldo/keto reductase: MEIRSVGRSGLQVSRIALGTMTWGRDTDEHEASELLDLFLGEGGTLVDTADVYADGESEKILGRLLVDSGRRDAVVLATKAVSRPTTQRRFDASRGHLLNSLDGSLRRLGVDHVDLWQLHAWDPLTPIEETLAAVDHAVTSGKVRYVGVSNYAGWQTAHVATWQRAVPGRVVPVSTQVEYSLLQRGVEREVVPALRAHGMGMIAWSALGRGVLTGKYRSGIPADSRAGNPAFASFVQPYLTDAARRIADATATAAEGLGVSPSEVALAWLRDRPGVTAALVGARTVAQLRTALASEELEIPVQIEQALTDVSAPPMSYPEYGWNQR; this comes from the coding sequence GTGGAGATCCGATCGGTCGGCCGCAGCGGCCTGCAGGTGAGCCGCATCGCGCTGGGCACCATGACCTGGGGACGGGACACCGACGAGCACGAGGCCTCGGAGTTGCTCGACCTGTTCCTGGGCGAGGGCGGCACGCTGGTGGACACCGCCGATGTCTACGCCGACGGTGAGTCCGAGAAGATCCTCGGTCGGCTCCTGGTCGACAGCGGCAGGCGGGATGCGGTCGTGCTGGCGACCAAGGCCGTGTCCCGGCCAACGACGCAGCGTCGTTTCGACGCCTCCCGCGGCCACCTGCTCAACAGCCTCGACGGCTCACTGCGCCGGCTCGGCGTCGACCACGTCGACTTGTGGCAGTTGCACGCGTGGGATCCGTTGACCCCCATTGAAGAGACACTGGCGGCCGTGGACCATGCCGTGACCAGCGGCAAGGTCCGCTACGTCGGCGTCAGCAACTACGCGGGCTGGCAGACCGCCCACGTGGCGACCTGGCAGCGTGCCGTGCCGGGGCGGGTGGTCCCGGTGTCCACCCAGGTGGAGTACTCCCTGCTGCAGCGCGGGGTCGAGCGGGAGGTCGTGCCCGCCCTGCGGGCCCACGGGATGGGCATGATCGCTTGGTCGGCACTTGGTCGCGGGGTGCTGACGGGCAAGTACCGCTCGGGGATCCCCGCGGACTCCCGCGCCGGCAATCCCGCTTTCGCCAGTTTCGTCCAGCCGTATCTCACTGACGCGGCCCGTCGCATCGCCGATGCCACCGCAACCGCGGCCGAAGGACTGGGGGTCAGTCCCTCGGAGGTGGCGTTGGCCTGGCTCCGCGACCGCCCGGGCGTGACGGCGGCGCTCGTCGGGGCTCGTACGGTCGCACAACTGCGCACAGCCCTGGCCAGCGAAGAACTGGAGATCCCGGTGCAGATAGAACAGGCCCTCACCGACGTGTCCGCGCCCCCGATGTCCTACCCGGAGTACGGCTGGAATCAGCGCTGA